A genomic region of Oncorhynchus mykiss isolate Arlee chromosome 2, USDA_OmykA_1.1, whole genome shotgun sequence contains the following coding sequences:
- the LOC110493207 gene encoding mixed lineage kinase domain-like protein: MDIIKPILGIAKKLYSLCAEVKANKKRCQRLAQRVEVLADTVSMVKGLGEDPAPVENSLHELKLTLENAQDIVEKYTSAKYMNRVLKAYKQGEEFESLTMRLYDSAQVLSLALQVDHREQLQQRFNEETRWREDKADREIDHLELQKLLHEKVDSTQEDMKDIKAMLETLKKPRILDQDIREIKPEELIYDLPKEPFIKNDNSEIFKGKYNKFTVAIKRYTYSRGTSLSQVRSVFKKEVETMKRFESPNILRMFGICVQEESGPNPNYLIVMEFCEKGSLREVLDSERNLPWDRKARMSLDAAQGIYRLHQSENKFKVHGCINSSRFLVDAGYRVKLADFELAQTETSLKRTKDRKRSSLCYSSPQQLESVNHPYNKACEMYSFGIVLWEIATCKIPFKDCSHIEVYQRVCTEKYTEPVLEDCPQPLGELINDCRSYDSFYRPTAGVLVDKLRNVVEHLEED; this comes from the exons atgGACATCATAAAGCCCATCTTGGGCATAGCGAAGAAGCTCTATTCTTTAtgtgctgaagtgaaagccaatAAAAAGCGCTGTCAGCGTTTGGCCCAGCGCGTAGAAGTCTTGGCAGATACGGTGAGTATGGTAAAGGGGCTGGGGGAAGACCCCGCCCCTGTGGAGAACAGCCTGCATGAGCTCAAACTCACCCTGGAAAATGCCCAGGACATTGTTGAGAAATACACTAGCGCCAAATACATGAACCGCGTCTTGAAGGCCTACAAGCAGGGAGAAGAGTTTGAGAGTTTGACCATGCGCCTGTACGATTCAGCTCAGGTGCTGTCGCTAGCCCTGCAGGTGGATCACAGAGAGCAGCTACAGCAGAGATTCAATGAGGAGACGCGATGGAGAGAGGATAAGGCGGACAGGGAGATCGATCATCTGGAGCTGCAGAAAT TGCTACATGAGAAAGTGGACTCCACCCAAGAAGATATGAAAGACATCAAAGCCATGTTGGAAACCT TAAAGAAGCCGAGAATTTTAGATCAAGACATCAGAGAGATCAAGCCAGAGGAGCTGATCTACGACCTGCCCAAAGAGCCCTTCATCAAAAACGACAATTCAGAGATATTCAAAGGAAAGTACAACAAATTCACAGTGGCCATCAAAAGATACACCTACTCAAGGGGCACAAGTCTGAG TCAGGTGAGAAGCGTCTTTAAAAAGGAAGTGGAGACTATGAAACGCTTTGAGTCACCAAACATCCTGCGAATGTTTGGGATCTGTGTCCAGGAAGAGAGCG GACCGAATCCAAACTACCTCATTGTCATGGAGTTTTGTGAGAAGGGCAGTCTGAGAGAGGTGCTGGATTCCGAAAGGAACCTGCCCTGGGACAGAAAGGCTCGCATGAGTCTGGATGCAGCACAGGGCATCTACAG ATTGCACCAGTCGGAGAATAAGTTTAAAGTGCATGGATGCATCAACAGCAGCAGGTTCCTGGTAGATGCTGGGTACAGAGTGAAG CTGGCAGATTTTGAGCTGGCCCAAACAGAGACGTCGCTGAAGAGGACTAAGGACAGGAAGAGGAGCTCCTTATGCTACAGCTCCCCTCAGCAGCTTGAGAGTGTCAACCATCCCTACAACAAAGCTTGTGAGATGTACAG TTTTGGCATTGTCCTTTGGGAGATTGCAACCTGCAAGATTCCCTTCAAAG ACTGCTCACACATAGAAGTGTATCAGAGGGTGTGTACAGAAAAATATACTGAACCCGTTCTTGAAGACTGCCCTCAACCGTTGGGAGAACTGATCAACGACTGTCGCTCCTATGACAGCTTCTACAGGCCGACAGCGGGAG TGTTGGTTGACAAACTGCGCAATGTGGTGGAGCATTTAGAGGAGGACTAA